From one uncultured Methanoregula sp. genomic stretch:
- a CDS encoding ISH3 family transposase, with translation MVNKRQIARRIKNEIRAEDCSEIAVNAINRHLTISINGTLKQKTLIQSLVGMSATKLSVHSLNKVVEKVPCETSVRYHLSKVNLDSLLELQSKILTYSNGQILVPGKSYHFAIDFTDDPYYGEIIEANKDYVLKSKMKKSTTTFYSYVSLYITTKGQRQTFAVFPVKKGVSKVEYIRKFLAIINNAKVTITVLCLDRGFYSNEVFSFLQNENIPHIVPVRKYGLELKKILRGNHSRYAQYTMMGTGKPLDLTLAIDVQYLQGRNKKFGNVNLGYVVYGIDWKPRRVYQVYKNRFAIESSYRIRNIVKAKTSSRNVVLRYLLTIISFLLKNIWVTLQWMFFSKVQRGPRTIDEDLFRFDLFRLLVWEGLRRKLKFVTVVSVLRSLS, from the coding sequence ATGGTCAATAAACGGCAAATTGCCCGCCGAATAAAGAATGAGATCCGAGCAGAAGATTGTTCCGAAATAGCAGTGAATGCAATCAACCGGCACCTAACGATTTCCATCAATGGAACGCTAAAACAAAAGACACTCATCCAGTCACTCGTCGGGATGTCAGCGACCAAACTATCAGTGCATTCCCTCAATAAAGTCGTAGAAAAAGTTCCGTGTGAAACATCGGTCAGATACCATTTGTCGAAGGTGAATTTGGATTCACTTCTGGAATTACAATCAAAGATCCTCACTTACTCAAACGGTCAGATCCTTGTTCCCGGGAAATCGTATCATTTTGCCATAGATTTCACCGACGATCCGTATTATGGTGAAATTATCGAAGCGAACAAAGATTACGTCCTCAAGAGCAAAATGAAGAAATCAACAACGACATTTTACTCGTACGTTTCGCTCTATATCACAACAAAAGGTCAACGGCAGACCTTTGCAGTTTTCCCGGTAAAAAAGGGAGTATCAAAGGTCGAGTACATTCGGAAATTCCTAGCTATAATCAATAACGCGAAAGTGACTATCACCGTTCTCTGTCTCGATCGTGGTTTCTACTCGAACGAAGTGTTTTCGTTTCTCCAGAATGAGAACATCCCGCATATCGTGCCGGTGAGAAAATACGGCCTGGAACTCAAGAAAATTCTCCGGGGGAATCATTCCCGGTATGCCCAGTACACGATGATGGGGACAGGTAAACCTCTTGATCTTACTCTCGCAATTGATGTCCAGTACCTTCAGGGAAGGAATAAAAAATTCGGGAATGTGAATCTCGGTTATGTCGTATACGGCATTGACTGGAAACCCCGAAGAGTCTACCAGGTCTACAAGAACCGGTTCGCTATCGAATCTTCATACCGTATCCGAAACATCGTGAAAGCTAAAACATCTTCCCGGAATGTTGTGCTCCGCTATCTCTTGACGATAATCTCGTTCCTCCTCAAGAATATCTGGGTAACTCTTCAATGGATGTTCTTTTCAAAGGTTCAACGTGGGCCGAGAACGATTGACGAAGATTTGTTCCGGTTTGATCTCTTCCGGCTACTTGTTTGGGAAGGACTCCGGAGAAAACTCAAATTCGTTACGGTTGTTTCTGTTCTTCGATCTCTCAGTTGA
- a CDS encoding SDR family oxidoreductase has translation MNSTHDLAEKVALVSGSSRGIGKKIAYHLLSGGAKVYLTGRSQEDLDQTYNSLSEQFPDQVCRYLGDLSNTVTIAGLLKTIHEDHGHIDIVVANIGSGRSQSGWDVPDNLWEESMQINFLSAVRLSRESLRYMTEAKSGSIIFIASVAGVETIAAPVPYACAKAALLSYMKNTAPIAARYGIRMNAVSPGNVFFPGGTWDKKMRENPEQTRNYIRDTVPLQRFGTPDDIGSMVRYLASDAASFITGADFVVDGGQTRSL, from the coding sequence ATGAATTCCACCCACGATCTGGCAGAAAAGGTAGCCCTTGTCAGTGGATCGAGCCGGGGTATCGGTAAAAAAATCGCATATCATCTCCTGTCCGGTGGGGCGAAAGTGTACCTGACCGGACGATCGCAGGAAGATCTGGACCAGACCTATAACTCGTTGAGTGAACAGTTTCCGGATCAGGTCTGCAGATACCTGGGCGACCTGAGTAACACAGTCACCATTGCGGGGTTGTTAAAGACGATCCATGAAGATCATGGCCATATCGATATAGTAGTCGCCAACATCGGGTCCGGCCGGTCACAGTCGGGATGGGACGTTCCGGATAATCTCTGGGAAGAGAGTATGCAGATCAATTTCCTGAGCGCAGTCCGTCTTTCCCGTGAGTCCCTTAGGTATATGACGGAGGCAAAATCCGGATCGATCATATTTATCGCATCGGTTGCCGGTGTTGAAACTATCGCAGCCCCCGTTCCTTATGCATGTGCAAAGGCAGCCCTTTTAAGTTACATGAAAAACACGGCGCCGATTGCTGCCCGATATGGTATCCGGATGAATGCAGTTTCTCCGGGGAATGTCTTTTTCCCGGGGGGAACGTGGGATAAAAAGATGCGTGAAAATCCGGAACAGACACGTAACTATATCCGGGATACGGTTCCGCTCCAGCGGTTTGGCACTCCGGATGATATCGGATCCATGGTCAGGTACCTGGCATCCGATGCTGCCTCATTTATTACCGGTGCAGATTTTGTTGTTGATGGCGGACAGACAAGGAGTTTATAA
- a CDS encoding SDR family oxidoreductase: MTDSPQSRFRINGSAAVITGGAGLLGYHHARAIMSAGGIPLLLDINENQAREKAKLLSDTFSGECYGYYADITDKKNVQEICSQLTDQFGSLDILINNAANDPKVTDKPGEKPWSRFEQFPEMVWDRDVAVALKGSFLCSQVFGSEMATRRKGVILNIASDLGIIAPDQRIYRKEGISDDMQPVKPVTYSVVKHGIIGLTRYLATYWADKGIRVNALSPGGVYNGQPPEFVQKLTNLIPMGRMADADEYQCAVIFLVTDASSYMTGSVLSIDGGRTCW, encoded by the coding sequence ATGACAGATTCACCCCAGTCCCGGTTCAGGATTAACGGAAGCGCAGCAGTTATCACCGGAGGAGCCGGACTCCTGGGATACCACCATGCCCGTGCGATTATGAGTGCCGGAGGTATTCCCCTGCTCCTTGATATCAATGAGAACCAGGCCAGGGAAAAAGCAAAACTCCTGTCCGATACCTTCTCCGGAGAATGTTACGGGTATTACGCTGACATAACCGATAAAAAAAACGTTCAGGAAATCTGCTCGCAGCTCACCGACCAGTTCGGATCGTTGGATATCCTCATTAACAATGCTGCAAACGATCCCAAAGTAACGGATAAACCCGGTGAAAAACCCTGGTCGCGGTTCGAGCAGTTCCCGGAGATGGTCTGGGATCGGGATGTTGCGGTTGCTCTCAAAGGCTCGTTTCTCTGCAGCCAGGTATTTGGATCAGAGATGGCAACCCGAAGAAAAGGCGTAATTCTGAATATCGCTTCTGATCTTGGTATTATTGCACCGGACCAGAGAATTTACCGGAAAGAAGGGATCTCAGATGATATGCAACCGGTAAAACCCGTCACGTATTCCGTTGTAAAACATGGAATAATCGGACTCACCCGGTACCTTGCAACCTATTGGGCTGACAAAGGCATTCGGGTGAACGCCTTAAGCCCCGGGGGAGTATATAATGGCCAGCCACCGGAATTTGTGCAGAAACTGACTAACCTCATCCCCATGGGAAGAATGGCAGACGCTGACGAGTACCAGTGTGCCGTCATTTTTCTCGTTACTGATGCATCTTCGTATATGACAGGATCCGTGCTGAGTATCGACGGCGGGAGAACCTGCTGGTAA
- a CDS encoding glycosyltransferase family 10 → MITIKLDIPRFGWPLADLKNPFLRQTPNNSGIWGNYQFFVNTPVKECDYWVVFDDLENSTESCRCPRDNTIFITGESPSFTHYDQRFLDQFAHIISSHKDIKHKNLYNYIQGHPWFVNKSYDELVSLTMVPKTKEISLITSNKTFSDGHKKRYEFALDMKEHFGDRLDLFGNGIVPFQDKWDVLAPYKYSIIIENFRCDDWITEKLFDCYLAHSFPFYFGSTNTSKYYNEQSYAEIDIYDSEGSIKKIESILNETDHYQKHLPSVLQAKEQTLNRYNLFPNIIHYIEQEKLSSLKSNGDILLKKRDPTINPIKNLKLSISRFFSRKFRE, encoded by the coding sequence ATGATTACGATAAAACTCGATATTCCTCGTTTCGGTTGGCCATTAGCTGATCTAAAGAATCCATTTTTACGACAGACCCCAAATAATTCAGGAATCTGGGGGAATTATCAGTTTTTCGTAAATACGCCGGTTAAAGAATGTGATTACTGGGTCGTATTCGATGATTTGGAAAATAGTACAGAATCCTGCAGATGTCCCCGCGATAATACGATATTTATTACAGGAGAATCCCCCAGTTTTACGCACTATGATCAGAGATTTCTCGATCAATTCGCTCACATAATTTCCAGCCACAAGGATATAAAACACAAAAATCTTTACAATTATATCCAGGGACACCCATGGTTTGTCAATAAAAGTTACGATGAGTTGGTATCTCTCACCATGGTCCCAAAAACCAAAGAAATCTCCCTCATTACTTCGAATAAAACGTTCTCCGATGGGCATAAGAAACGATATGAATTCGCCCTTGACATGAAAGAGCATTTTGGGGACAGGCTTGATCTTTTTGGTAACGGAATTGTACCGTTCCAGGATAAATGGGATGTACTTGCACCCTATAAATATTCAATTATTATCGAGAATTTTCGATGTGATGACTGGATTACAGAAAAGCTATTTGATTGTTACCTGGCCCATTCGTTTCCATTCTATTTTGGATCTACGAATACCTCAAAATATTACAATGAACAGTCATATGCCGAAATTGATATTTATGATAGTGAAGGATCGATAAAAAAGATAGAATCGATTCTTAACGAAACTGATCATTATCAGAAACATCTGCCCTCCGTTCTTCAGGCCAAGGAGCAGACATTGAACCGGTATAATTTATTTCCGAACATAATCCATTATATCGAGCAGGAAAAGCTTAGTTCTTTAAAATCAAACGGAGATATACTATTAAAAAAGCGAGATCCCACAATTAATCCCATTAAAAATCTGAAATTATCAATTTCACGTTTTTTTAGTCGGAAGTTCCGCGAGTAA